The nucleotide sequence CTGCGGCTTTTGCCAGCGCCCGTCCTGCCACCGCCGCCGCAGCGCGGAGCGGCGCGTGCATGCATGCCGCAACCCCGTGTCACCCGCCGCCCACCGCCTGTTGGCCTCCCACGGCGACGCCTGGACCTCCGGTGCGCCATCCCACAGCTCCTTCAACAGCCGTTCCAGTTCATCGAGGAGGCACTCGCCGACGCTTATCAGCGCTTCCCGCCCCTCGTTCTCCGAGCTGCAGACCTCTGGCTTCTCCCCTCTCCGAGGTTGGGCCTCTCGCAGCTCTGAGGGGTCCACTACGGGATGCAGATCGGTCTGCGCCGCTGGGCCGTGGCAGTGCCCATGTCGAGAAAGGGCTTTGCCGTGGTCAGGGCTGGCCGTTTTGCCTCCGGAGTCGAAGGCGCGGGGCAAGAACCACGGCGCGGCTTCTACAAGCTCCCGTCCGATGGCCACCAATTCCCTGCCCACTTCCGCCCTCGAGAGCCGGTACCAATCGCGCCGCAAGGCTCGTTGGCGCCTCCGGATGCGTTGCAAGACCAGCCGGCTCCCGATCGCTCGGCGGGCTTGCTCACCCATGCGAAAGGTGCCCGCCATGAAACTTACGCTCCTTCCCCCGATCCCACTGTGCCTGACAGCCTCTCCCCCACCCCTCGTCAGCTTCGTCCAATCTGCGCGTCGTCGCTCGAAACGGGCTCGAAGCACTCCCGACAAAGCTGCCCCGTACCCTCGACATAGTAGCCCACGCGGTCATCTATGGGAACGGCCAGCTTCACGGGCGTCTTGCGGTCACACAGCACGCAGCGCTCGTATCCGTCGAGACGAGGTAACAGCTAATGATAGAGCCACCACCGCGCGTCGAGTGCCCAACGATGAAAACGCCTTCGACCGGTCCGTCGGCTCCGGATCGCTTTGCCGTCTGCCGGGAGTACGCCCATGACCCCTATACCTCCAACCCCGTCGACCCCTGTGCATTTGGGACTCCGGAGGGGACAGAGTTCGCCGTTCTTGCCGCCGGTGCCGAGGGTGTTTTTCGTGTCACGCCCCTCGCCCGCTCCGGCGTCAGCATGACCTCGATGGTTTGCAGGATGATCTTCAGGTCGAGCAACGGTGACCACAAGAAGATGTAGGCCAGATCGAACCGGAGCTTGTCCTCAGCCGCGGTATCATAACGCCCCCGTATTTGCGCAAGTCCTGTGATCCCCGGCTTGACCAGGTGGCGCAGGTCATAGCCCTCGATCTCTTCCCGGTAGTGCTTCACGAACTCCGGACGCTCGGGGCGAGGGCCGATCAAACTCATGTCGCCCCGGAGAACGTTAAGTAACTGGGGAAGCTCATCGATGCGAAAAGTCCGCAGCCATCTCCCTACGCGCGTCACACGGGGGTCATCTCGCGACGCCAGCACAGGTCCAGTGTCGTCCTCCGCGTGGTCGACCATGGTCCTGAACTTGAGAATCTCAAAGATACGTCCACCTTGTCCGACTCTCGCTTGTTGGAACAGAACTGGGCCCGGTGTGTCCAGCCTGACGGCCAGTGCTGCAAGGATCCACACGGGAGATGTAAGTACGAGTCCAAAAGAGCTGAGGAGCACGTCAATCATCCGCTTCAGAGCCGGGGCCGGCCACTGGCAGGCGCGAGGGCGGATCTCAAGAAGTAGGTGATCCCCGTCTTCGTAGAACCGGCTGGAGGCTAGGAGTAACTCTCGGGCGCCAGGAAGTACGACGACGTTGCCGTTAAGCGGTTTATCACCTGACAACAGGTGGGTAAGTTCCGTAACGTGATCGCCAAGCCCCTGCTCGCGTATGTCCATTGAGGTGCTCACCGCGTCTGCGGACCATGCTGCCTTTATCCGAAGGAGTATCCACTGCCAAAGAACGAGGCATCCCCACAGGAGACCAACCGCCAAGGCAAAGGTGAGCCGCGGGATGGCTACCACGCGGAGTGCGTAGACCGAAGCCATGGCGAAGAGGATGGAAAAGCTCGATGCTAGGAAAGCTGAGTACGAGACGGCTGCCCACGAACGGTGTCGGCCCCATAGATCCACCAGGCTACCGCCTATGACCAAGCCCAGAAGCCCGGCTGACGCGGCGTATCCGACTGGCTGCCACAGGTGGGACGGTACGTGCCCGCCCCATCGGATCCAGAGGGCGAGAAAGTAGCTCACACCCCCGAGCACCAGGCTTCCGAGAAGGTCGGCATGCCAGGAGCTGAGGAGGGTACCGAGCCATCCCTTGGGTTCTCCATTCAGCTTACCGGACCTCTGTAAGCGTCCCATAGAGCGCCGTACCTCCTGCTGTGGCATTGCCCCACACGCGATGGGAAAATGCTTGCGAATCCACGCCGATCCTTCAGAAGAGCCGGTCCGCAACGTAGGGCCCACTTGTGTCGCCGCGACTATGAACCGTCCTCCGCTCTTAGCCAGTCCGCGAAACGATGGAGGCCTTCCTCTATCGGCACGCTTGGCGAATAGCCGAGCTCCGTTCTCGACCGGCTCAAGTCCGCCCACGTGCGGCGCATATCACCAGGCTGTTCGGGGAGGTACTCGACGACAGGCTCACACCCGAGTGTCCTGGCCAGGAGAGTGATAAGAGCTCCGAGCCGTACAGGCCGATCGCTTCCCAGGTTGAACACCCGGTAAGGTACCTGGTTGCCGTTAGCGTCCCGGTATTGGGTGAGCCCCTCCCACTGCATCGCCCGCTCGATGCCGGTGATGATGTCGTCGATGTAGGTGTAGTCCCGCTCCGTCGTGCCGTCACCGTAGACGGGAATGGGCCGGCCGGCCAGCATGAGCCGTGCGAACTTGTGGATGGCCAGATCCGGCCGCTGCCTCGGCCCATAGACCGTGAAAAACCGAAGCGCCACCACCGGCAGCCCGTACGCTGCCGCAAAGCTCTCGCACAGCGCCTCCCCCGCCGCCTTGGTCGCCCCATACGGCGAAGCCGGCCGCAGAATGGGGTCGTCCTCGGCGAACGGCACCTTCTCGTTGCCCCCGTAGACCGAGCTCGACGACCCAAACACGAACCGCCCGACCCCATGCTCCCGGGCGAGCTCGAGCAGGTTGACCGTGCCCATCACGTTCACGTCGGCGTAACCCCGGGGGTCTTCGAGCGAGGGCCGCACCCCCGCCTTGGCCGCTAGGTGCAGCACGATCTCGGGCCGCACCTCCCAGAAGATCTGCTCCATCGCGGCCCGATTCCGGATATCCGCTTCGAACAGCACGATAGCCCCGCTCGCCACATGCCGCTCGATATTGGCCCGCTTCACGGCCGGTTCGTAGAACGGGTCGAAGTTGTCCACCACCGCCACCTCGTCACCCCGCTCCACCAGTCGATCGACCAGGTGGCTCCCGATGAACCCCGCCCCGCCTGTCACCA is from Limnochorda sp. L945t and encodes:
- a CDS encoding SDR family NAD(P)-dependent oxidoreductase translates to MARHRGRRRVLVTGGAGFIGSHLVDRLVERGDEVAVVDNFDPFYEPAVKRANIERHVASGAIVLFEADIRNRAAMEQIFWEVRPEIVLHLAAKAGVRPSLEDPRGYADVNVMGTVNLLELAREHGVGRFVFGSSSSVYGGNEKVPFAEDDPILRPASPYGATKAAGEALCESFAAAYGLPVVALRFFTVYGPRQRPDLAIHKFARLMLAGRPIPVYGDGTTERDYTYIDDIITGIERAMQWEGLTQYRDANGNQVPYRVFNLGSDRPVRLGALITLLARTLGCEPVVEYLPEQPGDMRRTWADLSRSRTELGYSPSVPIEEGLHRFADWLRAEDGS
- a CDS encoding sugar transferase is translated as MGRLQRSGKLNGEPKGWLGTLLSSWHADLLGSLVLGGVSYFLALWIRWGGHVPSHLWQPVGYAASAGLLGLVIGGSLVDLWGRHRSWAAVSYSAFLASSFSILFAMASVYALRVVAIPRLTFALAVGLLWGCLVLWQWILLRIKAAWSADAVSTSMDIREQGLGDHVTELTHLLSGDKPLNGNVVVLPGARELLLASSRFYEDGDHLLLEIRPRACQWPAPALKRMIDVLLSSFGLVLTSPVWILAALAVRLDTPGPVLFQQARVGQGGRIFEILKFRTMVDHAEDDTGPVLASRDDPRVTRVGRWLRTFRIDELPQLLNVLRGDMSLIGPRPERPEFVKHYREEIEGYDLRHLVKPGITGLAQIRGRYDTAAEDKLRFDLAYIFLWSPLLDLKIILQTIEVMLTPERARGVTRKTPSAPAARTANSVPSGVPNAQGSTGLEV